One part of the Truepera radiovictrix DSM 17093 genome encodes these proteins:
- a CDS encoding peptide deformylase, giving the protein MKYHIRYFGDPVLRKVARPVTHFDGELETLAKDMIETMFEANGVGLAAPQIGLSKRLFVALELAPRAAEEAAGQEGEAEAEALSPDEKRERWGVVAEHVMVNPEIIARSGTQYGVDGCLSVPGLFIEKMKRDRTVRVRYQDLQGAWHEREAEGHFAHVIQHELDHLDGVLFFDRLPEAERRAFMEAHRRELAELQRQAKAYLKELREKGAPV; this is encoded by the coding sequence GTGAAATACCACATCCGCTACTTTGGCGACCCGGTGCTGCGCAAGGTCGCGCGCCCGGTGACGCACTTTGACGGCGAGCTGGAGACGCTCGCGAAAGACATGATCGAAACCATGTTCGAGGCCAACGGGGTCGGTCTGGCGGCGCCGCAGATCGGGCTCTCGAAACGCCTTTTCGTGGCGCTCGAACTCGCCCCGCGCGCCGCCGAGGAGGCCGCGGGGCAGGAGGGCGAGGCGGAGGCGGAGGCTCTAAGCCCCGACGAGAAGCGCGAGCGCTGGGGCGTCGTCGCCGAGCACGTCATGGTCAACCCCGAGATCATCGCGCGCAGCGGCACGCAGTACGGCGTCGACGGCTGCCTCAGCGTGCCGGGGCTGTTTATCGAGAAGATGAAGCGCGACCGCACCGTGCGGGTGCGCTACCAGGACCTCCAGGGCGCCTGGCACGAGCGCGAGGCCGAGGGGCACTTCGCGCACGTCATTCAGCACGAGCTCGACCACCTAGACGGGGTGCTCTTTTTCGACCGCCTCCCCGAGGCCGAGAGGCGCGCCTTTATGGAGGCGCACCGCCGCGAGCTCGCCGAGCTGCAGCGCCAAGCCAAGGCGTACCTCAAAGAGCTGCGGGAAAAGGGGGCGCCGGTGTGA